One window of the Eucalyptus grandis isolate ANBG69807.140 chromosome 8, ASM1654582v1, whole genome shotgun sequence genome contains the following:
- the LOC120286523 gene encoding protein SIEVE ELEMENT OCCLUSION B-like, producing the protein MLLISDLTLLDDDIFTLNSIYTVEFQTYYEIMWVPIADVKDDEQFQKKRSKMPWYSSKSVVSKAAARFIKKYWPFKQQTKVVVLNQEGEVVNKDAMTMIRLWRAEAFPFTPERGCELWDKHSSNWLKLLVETTVSQSMSQSWETKQLIFLYCSAEDSKTVEQIDDVLKSKCDTFKFTYSNVKTKRKQFLSCLKNCISWKMQVNKGMTDSQTLQLLELYNRYKQQSGFAIVTRGSSVLVNTSLSDLCKVLSEHTQWITKKTTRDNFDTHFQEYYKKVIVMPKYSHFSIPIMDGDIPECIKCPIGDCGRDMEIIVTFKCCHDKH; encoded by the exons atGCTGCTTATTTCGGACTTGACTTTGTTGGACGACGATATATTTACCCTTAACAGCATCTACACTGTTGAATTCCAAACCTACTACGAAATTATGTGGGTTCCTATTGCGGATGtaaaagatgatgaacagttCCAAAAGAAGAGATCGAAGATGCCCTGGTACTCGTCCAAATCCGTTGTCAGCAAGGCAGCAGCAAGATTCATCAAGAAGTATTGGCCATTTAAGCAGCAGACTAAGGTTGTCGTGTTGAACCAAGAGGGGGAGGTGGTGAATAAGGATGCAATGACTATGATACGCCTTTGGCGAGCTGAAGCCTTTCCATTCACGCCGGAGAGGGGCTGCGAGCTCTGGGACAAGCACAGTAGCAACTGGCTCAAGCTTTTGGTGGAAACCACGGTCTCCCAATCTATGTCACAAAGC TGGGAAACGAAGCAGCTTATTTTCTTGTACTGCTCGGCTGAAGATTCCAAGACTGTCGAGCAGATTGATGACGTCCTGAAAAGTAAATGTGACACCTTCAAATTCACGTACTCAAACGTCAAGACCAAGAGAAAGCAATTCCTATCCTGCCTCAAGAACTGCATATCCTGGAAGATGCAGGTGAATAAGGGGATGACCGATTCCCAGACGCTGCAGCTGCTCGAGCTCTACAACAGGTACAAGCAGCAAAGCGGGTTCGCCATCGTCACGAGGGGGTCGAGCGTGCTCGTCAACACTAGTCTCTCGGATCTCTGCAAAGTTCTGTCGGAACACACACAGTGGATCACTAAGAAGACTACCAGAGACAATTTTGACACCCACTTCCAAGAGTACTACAAGAAGGTCATTGTCATGCCAAAATACTCACACTTCTCCATCCCTATCATGGACGGCGACATACCGGAGTGCATCAAGTGCCCCATTGGCGATTGCGGTCGAGACATGGAGATCATAGTCACCTTCAAGTGCTGCCACGATAAGCATTGA